In a genomic window of Xenopus laevis strain J_2021 chromosome 5S, Xenopus_laevis_v10.1, whole genome shotgun sequence:
- the LOC121394218 gene encoding putative nuclease HARBI1 isoform X2, translated as MEIIFPSLFFFHLRKKRMEKVDKPFNNGKQVKRRKCQKIKMFRDRVTLVDLTDTEIKDRYRLNTVEILSLYDVLKVNLCKPTKRSHAIPGLVRLLLALNFFAKGDFQSCIAVIGGVSQSSCSRSLDEVLKAIMLVYKSYVYFPSDSSYLNTVKGKFYEIGGFPNIVGIIDCTHITLCPPADLEHIYRNRKSSHSINVQLVCSFNLKFVDIVAKFPGSSHDSYILSNSSLSERFQQGEFKDSWLLGDCGYPLKTWLMTPVWRPKNAKEKNYNRVHATTRCIIERAFGILKSKFRCLDITGGSLLYSPEKVCYIVVACVVLHNIIIQRVQNDVCEIQPACEENTDLQMHVDQNEAIITRNDLIQRFF; from the exons aTGGAAATTATATTTCCCTCACTGTTTTTCTTCCatttaagaaagaaaagaatggaaaaagtcgATAAGCCTTTTAATAATGGAAAGCAAGTTAAAAGGCGCAAATGCCAGAAGATAAAAATGTTTCGTGACCGAGTGACGCTGGTGGACCTAACGGACACTGAGATTAAGGATCGATACAGGCTAAACACTGTGGAGATTCTATCGCTGTATGATGTGCTGAAAGTGAATTTGTGCAAGCCAACTAAAAGATCTCACGCCATCCCTGGCCTTGTACGTTTGCTGTTGgcattaaatttttttgcaaaaggtgaCTTTCAAAGTTGCATAGCAGTGATTGGCGGTGTGTCTCAAAGCTCTTGCAGCCGCTCATTGGATGAAGTTTTGAAAGCAATTATGTTAGTTTATAAATCGTATGTCTACTTTCCTTCTGACAGCAGTTATTTGaatacagttaaaggaaaattttATGAGATTGGCGGATTTCCTAACATTGTGGGAATTATAGATTGTACACACATTACACTATGCCCACCTGCTGACCTGGAGCACATTTACAGAAATCGGAAGAGCTCCCACAGCATTAATGTCCAGCTTGTGTGTTCCTTTAATCTAAAATTTGTGGATATAGTTGCTAAATTCCCAGGCTCTTCTCACGATTCGTATATCTTGTCAAATTCATCTTTGTCTGAACGTTTTCAACAGGGCGAATTCAAAGATTCGTGGCtattag GAGATTGTGGATATCCGTTAAAAACTTGGCTGATGACGCCAGTGTGGCGGCCTaagaatgcaaaagaaaaaaactacaacCGAGTCCATGCTACAACAAGATGTATAATTGAAAGAGCATTTGGAATCTTAAAGAGCAAATTCCGTTGTTTGGACATCACTGGGGGGTCACTACTGTACTCGCCTGAAAAGGTGTGCTACATTGTTGTAGCGTGTGTTGTTTTACATAATATCATTATACAAAGGGTCCAAAATGATGTATGTGAAATCCAACCAGCATGTGAAGAAAACACTGACCTTCAAATGCATGTTGACCAGAATGAAGCAATTATCACAAGGAACGATTTGATTCAACGATTTTTTTGA